In Archangium violaceum, the following are encoded in one genomic region:
- a CDS encoding IPT/TIG domain-containing protein, translating into MSRFWGFFLVVSALVLGGCGDARPVSDAARREARQELAAPTFTSFSPTSGEAGWTTITLTGTGLTGTRVVRFNGVAAEFTVYSDTRVSADVPDGASSGPITLVTDAGSVSSSTSFTVLPEPEPTGFSPRYGTAGTTVTLTGNNLAGATDVTFDGVDATSFTVVDNTRITATVPPGATTGELRVDAPGGYTSFGIFTVLSSAVPTLTSFSPASAGKDKRVTLTGTGFTGATAVSFNGTDVSSVYVESDTSLYVYVPTGATTGRLRVYNSQGVGSSSSDFTVLPAPRITGFSPTSGPVGTVVTLNGSGFTGATDVRLGNTTLTVTPKSDTQLTVTVRTGTLSGTFRVDAPGGQATSDSSFSVQSGGSPTLSSFSPNSGWVGTSVTLDGANFTGTTEVSFNGTPATNFSLSGDSRLYVNVPSGATSGSIRVVNTKGQVGSPPFTVMATPTLTGFSPASGAVGTVVTLTGSGFAGSPSVRFGGEYADATVVSATQLTAIVPAGAESGQLVVSVGGQWLTSTESFTVLGSAAPTLARFSPASGDVGTDVIIDGSYFTGVSRVEFNGVPASSVSLTSDGRLRASVPAGASTGPIRIVTSAGAVTSSTPFTVLSMPAITGFTPARGTIGTTVTLTGTGFTRVRRAWFSPSRDATFMVVSDTEMKLIVPLGAITGSITLISGSVSYSDREFVVDANSAPTLTSISPSAGGVETIVYLYGSGFTGTTRVSFNGIPARYFSPSADGALTVQVPPGATSGPIQVTNSVGSATSSTSFTVLPPPAVTGLSPTSGPVGTRVTLTGTGFTGTSTVRFGGVSSSRIEVLSDTQMTADVPGGALSGPVTLHGAAGNSLTSVDFSVVSGCAPFITGFSPDSGGPNGVTITVRGGCFTGTTQVRLNGTPARFSMGSDGVLYLWVPEGATSGPISVRNSLGTATSSLPFTVVPGPVISRISPTSGPPGTQVTITGTGLASTYWAGVTGGSRGGSYKVLGDTQVVVTIPWGGRSGPISLMTNGGSAVSTEIFTVQAVNAPTLTGFAPARAGPGTEVLLEGSSFTGLTEVRFNGVKSELFSYTGSDTRLFVVVPPGATTGPITVVNTQGSATSSASLIIDSGSAVSLTGISPARAAVGATVELSGTNLSGCQALFPGLTSGARVLSNTGTRMQVVVPESSASGFLQVRCATGAAWINFELAPPPRITGISPSSGPSTGGTRVGLTGSGFEPGATVSFGGVAASGVTVADGEHLTATAPAHAVGVVDVVVSNPSGSRATLGGGFTYEKAPAPVLTGVAPGSGPTRGGSALTLTGSNFVAGARVTLGSVEATDVTVVSANTLTATAPAHAAGVVDVAVINPDEQSAVLAKGFTYLAPPTISSVTPDSGESNGGQRVTISGSGFRTGVKVRFGGAEAEGVSVLGDTSLSAFTPVHAPGLVDVQVENADGQSATRGGGFTYVASRGPYLTFVSPNTGVSSGGESFTLRGGDFAPGATVSMGGVSATSVTVVDSTTLTGLTPAHAPGRVDVVVRNPDGQTATLGASFTYSLSPAPEVTGLGPIEGTSNGGTRIFLTGRYFVPGITVLVGGVPATEVYVNDATSLAATTPAHAPGRVDVVVRNPDGQTGTLANGFTYVAAPAPGVSGISPGRGPSTGGTRVTLTGSNFVPGATVLIGGASATEVTWEASNTLTATTSARAAGTVDVVVRNPDGQLATLPGSYTYELAPAPTLAAINPGHGPATGGTRVTLTGTHFAPGAQVLLGDVAATEVSVTSATSLSATTPAHAPGRVDVVVRNADGQGATLAGAFTYDVPPPPTVLSVAPGSGLSTGGARVTVTGTGFGPGASVRFGGEVASGVTVTSDTSLSAILPPHAPGNVDVVVRNTDGQEGSLLGGFTYEAAPAPTLVGLSPGSGSGNGGTMVTLSGSGFVPGARVTFGGVAAPVVEVASPSSLTATTPAHAAGRVDVTVTNPDGQGATLSGAFTYEAAPLPVLSSISPAAGPSRGGTAVTLRGSGFVPGATVRFGGVAATSVLVVSGTSISTLSPAHEPGRVDVEVINPGGGRAVQAGGFLYEVDGPPTVSSVSPNTGSTKGGTVITIRGLNFAPDARVMLGGVDATNVVVASSTSLTATTPPRATPGTVDVFVLNPGGADGRLAGGFTYTEEPRPDEGEGEEEGGGCGGCAGVPGLPGVAPFLLLGLALRLRRNPLKATVSRF; encoded by the coding sequence ATGTCACGGTTCTGGGGATTCTTCCTGGTGGTCTCGGCGCTGGTGTTGGGGGGATGTGGGGATGCGCGTCCGGTCTCGGATGCAGCTCGGAGAGAGGCTCGTCAGGAACTGGCCGCTCCGACCTTCACGAGCTTCAGCCCGACGAGTGGTGAGGCCGGGTGGACCACCATCACCCTGACCGGTACCGGCCTCACCGGGACGAGGGTGGTGCGCTTCAACGGCGTGGCCGCCGAATTCACGGTCTACAGCGACACGAGGGTGTCGGCGGATGTGCCCGATGGGGCTTCCTCCGGGCCCATCACCCTCGTCACGGACGCGGGCTCGGTGAGCTCCTCGACCTCCTTCACGGTGCTTCCAGAGCCGGAGCCCACCGGTTTCTCGCCGCGGTATGGAACCGCCGGCACCACGGTCACCCTCACCGGCAACAACCTGGCGGGCGCGACGGATGTCACCTTCGATGGGGTCGACGCCACCTCCTTCACGGTGGTCGACAACACCCGAATCACCGCCACGGTTCCACCGGGCGCGACGACCGGAGAGCTGCGGGTGGACGCGCCGGGCGGGTACACCTCCTTTGGTATCTTCACCGTGCTCAGCAGCGCCGTGCCCACCCTCACGTCCTTCAGCCCGGCCTCCGCGGGCAAGGACAAGCGCGTCACCCTCACCGGGACGGGCTTCACGGGAGCCACCGCGGTGAGCTTCAACGGGACCGATGTCTCCTCCGTCTACGTGGAGAGCGACACCAGCCTCTACGTCTACGTCCCCACGGGCGCGACCACCGGTCGTCTCCGTGTGTACAACTCGCAGGGAGTGGGGAGTTCCTCGTCCGACTTCACCGTCCTGCCCGCCCCTCGCATCACCGGCTTCAGTCCCACGTCCGGCCCTGTCGGTACGGTCGTCACCCTGAACGGCAGTGGCTTCACCGGTGCCACGGACGTCCGCCTGGGGAACACCACGCTGACCGTCACCCCCAAAAGCGATACCCAGCTCACCGTCACCGTCCGGACCGGAACCCTGAGCGGAACCTTCCGCGTCGACGCTCCGGGCGGACAGGCCACCTCCGACTCCAGCTTCTCCGTGCAGAGCGGTGGCAGCCCCACCCTGAGCAGCTTCTCTCCGAATTCCGGCTGGGTCGGCACCAGCGTCACCCTCGATGGCGCCAACTTCACCGGGACCACGGAGGTCAGCTTCAACGGCACTCCCGCGACGAACTTCTCGCTCAGTGGCGACTCGCGCCTCTATGTCAACGTTCCGAGCGGTGCCACCAGTGGGTCCATCCGCGTGGTGAACACGAAGGGGCAGGTGGGTTCGCCCCCTTTCACCGTCATGGCGACGCCCACGCTCACCGGGTTCAGCCCCGCGAGCGGCGCGGTGGGGACCGTGGTGACGCTCACCGGCAGCGGCTTCGCGGGGTCCCCGTCCGTGCGGTTCGGGGGAGAGTACGCGGACGCCACCGTGGTGAGTGCCACCCAACTGACCGCCATCGTTCCGGCAGGAGCCGAGTCGGGGCAGCTGGTGGTCTCCGTGGGGGGGCAGTGGCTCACCTCCACGGAGAGCTTCACGGTGCTCGGCAGCGCCGCGCCCACCCTCGCCCGGTTCTCCCCGGCGAGCGGTGACGTGGGCACCGACGTCATCATCGATGGGTCGTACTTCACCGGGGTGAGCCGGGTCGAGTTCAACGGAGTCCCGGCGTCATCCGTCTCCCTCACGAGCGATGGGCGGCTGCGTGCGTCCGTGCCAGCCGGTGCCAGCACCGGCCCCATCCGGATCGTCACCAGCGCGGGGGCGGTCACCTCGAGCACGCCCTTCACCGTGCTCTCGATGCCGGCCATCACCGGCTTCACTCCCGCGCGTGGCACCATCGGCACCACGGTGACGCTCACCGGCACCGGTTTCACCCGGGTCCGCCGGGCGTGGTTCTCGCCGTCACGGGACGCCACCTTCATGGTGGTCAGCGACACCGAGATGAAGCTCATCGTCCCTCTCGGGGCGATCACCGGGAGCATCACCCTCATCTCCGGGTCTGTCAGCTACTCCGATCGCGAGTTCGTCGTGGATGCCAACAGCGCGCCCACCCTCACGAGCATCAGCCCTTCGGCGGGCGGCGTCGAAACGATCGTCTATCTCTACGGCTCGGGGTTCACCGGCACCACGCGGGTGAGCTTCAATGGCATCCCGGCGAGGTATTTCTCCCCCTCCGCTGATGGCGCGTTGACCGTCCAGGTGCCGCCCGGAGCCACGAGCGGGCCCATCCAGGTCACCAACTCGGTGGGCAGCGCCACGTCCAGCACCTCCTTCACGGTCCTCCCACCGCCGGCCGTTACGGGCCTCTCACCGACGAGTGGCCCGGTCGGGACCCGGGTGACGCTCACCGGCACGGGCTTCACCGGCACCAGCACCGTGCGCTTCGGAGGCGTCTCCTCCTCCCGGATCGAGGTGCTGAGCGATACCCAGATGACCGCCGACGTGCCGGGCGGAGCGCTCTCCGGGCCCGTGACGCTCCACGGAGCGGCGGGCAACTCCCTGACTTCCGTGGACTTCTCCGTGGTGAGCGGCTGTGCGCCCTTCATCACCGGGTTCTCTCCGGACTCCGGTGGGCCGAATGGCGTGACCATCACGGTGCGGGGTGGCTGCTTCACCGGGACCACCCAGGTGCGCCTCAATGGCACCCCAGCCCGGTTCTCGATGGGCTCCGACGGGGTCCTCTATCTCTGGGTACCCGAGGGAGCGACCTCGGGTCCCATCTCGGTGCGGAACTCTCTGGGCACCGCCACGTCGAGCCTGCCTTTCACGGTAGTGCCGGGACCGGTCATCTCCCGCATCTCGCCCACGAGCGGCCCGCCCGGCACCCAGGTGACGATCACCGGTACGGGCCTCGCCAGTACGTATTGGGCGGGCGTGACGGGGGGGAGCAGGGGGGGCTCCTACAAGGTCCTCGGTGACACGCAGGTCGTCGTCACCATCCCCTGGGGTGGGCGCTCGGGTCCCATCTCGCTCATGACGAACGGTGGCAGTGCGGTCTCGACGGAGATCTTCACCGTCCAGGCCGTGAACGCGCCCACCCTCACCGGCTTCGCCCCGGCCCGGGCCGGCCCCGGTACGGAGGTGCTGCTCGAAGGCTCCAGCTTCACCGGCCTCACCGAGGTCCGTTTCAACGGGGTGAAGTCGGAGCTCTTCTCGTACACCGGGAGTGACACGCGGCTGTTCGTCGTGGTGCCTCCGGGAGCCACCACCGGTCCCATCACCGTGGTGAACACCCAGGGCAGCGCCACCTCCTCGGCCAGCCTCATCATCGACTCCGGGAGCGCCGTGTCGCTCACCGGCATCAGCCCCGCCCGAGCCGCGGTGGGCGCCACCGTCGAGCTGTCCGGCACGAACCTGTCCGGGTGCCAGGCCCTCTTCCCCGGCCTCACCAGTGGAGCCAGGGTCCTCTCCAATACGGGGACGCGGATGCAGGTCGTCGTGCCGGAGTCCTCGGCGTCCGGGTTCCTCCAGGTGCGCTGTGCCACGGGAGCGGCGTGGATCAACTTCGAGCTGGCGCCGCCGCCGCGCATCACGGGCATCAGCCCGTCGTCCGGCCCCTCCACCGGAGGGACGCGGGTGGGCCTCACCGGCTCGGGCTTCGAGCCGGGTGCCACGGTGTCCTTCGGTGGGGTGGCGGCGAGCGGGGTCACCGTGGCGGATGGCGAGCACCTCACCGCCACGGCTCCGGCGCACGCGGTGGGGGTGGTGGACGTGGTGGTCTCCAACCCGAGCGGGAGCCGCGCCACCCTGGGCGGGGGCTTCACGTATGAGAAGGCCCCCGCGCCGGTGCTCACGGGCGTCGCTCCGGGCTCCGGGCCGACGCGAGGGGGGAGTGCGCTCACGCTCACGGGCTCGAACTTCGTGGCGGGGGCCCGGGTGACCCTGGGCTCCGTCGAGGCCACCGATGTGACCGTCGTCAGTGCCAACACCCTCACCGCCACGGCTCCGGCGCACGCCGCGGGGGTCGTGGACGTGGCGGTCATCAACCCGGACGAGCAGTCCGCGGTGCTCGCCAAGGGGTTCACCTACCTGGCGCCGCCGACGATCTCCTCCGTCACCCCGGATTCCGGCGAGAGCAACGGGGGCCAACGCGTGACGATCTCCGGCTCGGGCTTCCGGACCGGAGTGAAGGTGCGCTTCGGTGGGGCGGAGGCCGAGGGCGTATCCGTCCTCGGTGACACCTCGCTCTCGGCCTTCACGCCGGTGCATGCCCCGGGCCTCGTGGACGTGCAGGTGGAGAACGCGGACGGGCAGTCGGCCACGCGGGGTGGTGGCTTCACGTACGTTGCCTCGCGGGGGCCGTACCTCACGTTCGTGAGCCCGAACACCGGCGTGTCCTCGGGTGGAGAGTCCTTCACCCTGCGCGGCGGAGACTTCGCGCCCGGAGCCACCGTGAGCATGGGCGGCGTCAGCGCGACGAGCGTCACCGTGGTCGATTCCACCACCCTCACCGGGCTCACGCCCGCGCATGCGCCGGGGAGGGTGGACGTGGTGGTGCGCAACCCGGATGGGCAGACGGCCACGCTCGGTGCTTCCTTCACCTACAGCCTGTCCCCGGCGCCGGAGGTGACGGGGCTCGGCCCCATCGAGGGCACCTCCAACGGTGGCACGCGGATCTTCCTCACTGGCAGGTACTTCGTCCCGGGCATCACGGTGCTCGTCGGCGGGGTGCCGGCCACGGAGGTGTACGTGAACGATGCCACGTCGCTCGCCGCGACCACGCCCGCGCATGCGCCGGGGAGGGTGGACGTGGTGGTGAGGAATCCCGACGGGCAGACCGGCACCCTGGCGAACGGCTTCACGTACGTCGCGGCTCCCGCGCCGGGAGTCTCGGGCATCAGCCCCGGAAGGGGCCCGAGCACCGGCGGGACGCGCGTCACGCTCACGGGGAGCAACTTCGTACCGGGTGCCACGGTGTTGATCGGCGGAGCGAGCGCCACCGAGGTGACGTGGGAGGCCTCCAACACCCTCACCGCGACCACGAGCGCTCGGGCGGCGGGCACGGTGGACGTGGTGGTGAGGAACCCCGATGGGCAACTGGCCACGCTGCCCGGATCCTACACGTACGAGCTCGCGCCGGCGCCGACCCTGGCCGCCATCAACCCGGGGCATGGTCCCGCCACGGGAGGCACGCGCGTCACCCTCACCGGTACCCACTTCGCGCCGGGGGCCCAGGTGCTCCTCGGGGATGTCGCGGCCACGGAGGTGAGCGTGACCAGCGCGACGTCCCTCTCCGCGACCACGCCCGCGCACGCGCCGGGCAGGGTGGACGTGGTGGTGCGCAACGCGGACGGGCAGGGCGCCACCCTGGCGGGGGCCTTCACCTACGACGTGCCGCCTCCGCCCACTGTCCTCTCGGTGGCTCCGGGCAGTGGCCTCTCGACGGGAGGAGCGCGGGTGACCGTCACGGGGACCGGCTTTGGCCCGGGGGCCTCGGTGCGCTTCGGCGGTGAGGTGGCCAGCGGCGTCACCGTCACCAGTGACACCTCGCTCTCCGCGATCCTGCCGCCGCACGCGCCGGGCAATGTGGATGTGGTGGTGCGCAACACCGATGGGCAGGAGGGCTCCCTGCTCGGGGGCTTCACGTACGAGGCGGCTCCGGCCCCCACGCTCGTGGGGCTCTCTCCGGGGAGCGGCTCGGGCAACGGCGGGACGATGGTGACGCTCAGCGGCAGCGGTTTCGTTCCGGGAGCCCGCGTGACGTTCGGGGGTGTGGCGGCCCCGGTGGTGGAGGTGGCGAGCCCGAGCTCCCTCACGGCCACCACGCCGGCCCACGCGGCGGGACGAGTGGACGTCACCGTGACCAATCCGGATGGGCAGGGGGCGACGTTGTCCGGGGCGTTCACCTATGAGGCGGCGCCTCTCCCGGTCCTCTCCTCCATCTCGCCGGCCGCGGGCCCGTCCAGGGGCGGCACGGCGGTCACCCTGCGGGGCTCGGGCTTCGTGCCGGGCGCCACCGTGCGCTTCGGAGGCGTGGCGGCCACCTCGGTGCTCGTGGTGAGCGGCACCTCCATCAGTACCCTCTCGCCGGCCCACGAGCCGGGTCGGGTGGACGTGGAGGTCATCAACCCGGGCGGGGGTCGGGCAGTCCAGGCGGGAGGTTTCCTCTACGAGGTGGACGGGCCCCCGACGGTCTCCTCCGTCAGCCCCAACACCGGCTCCACGAAGGGGGGCACCGTCATCACCATTCGAGGCCTCAACTTCGCCCCCGACGCCCGAGTGATGCTCGGAGGGGTGGATGCCACGAATGTCGTCGTGGCCAGCTCGACTTCCCTCACGGCCACCACACCTCCCCGCGCCACGCCGGGGACAGTGGATGTGTTCGTCCTCAACCCGGGTGGGGCCGACGGCCGTCTGGCGGGGGGCTTCACCTATACGGAGGAGCCGCGGCCGGATGAGGGGGAGGGCGAGGAGGAGGGCGGGGGGTGTGGAGGTTGCGCGGGAGTCCCTGGCCTGCCGGGGGTCGCGCCGTTCCTCCTGCTCGGCCTGGCGCTGCGGCTGCGACGGAATCCACTCAAGGCCACCGTCTCAAGATTCTGA
- the ercA gene encoding alcohol dehydrogenase-like regulatory protein ErcA: MTTPSTELRKFVAPEIVYGPGARKLAGRYARNLGATRVLVVSDPGVVLAGWPRDALASLEQEGVRYHLFADVSPNPRAQEVHRGVQVYQQEHCDALVAVGGGSPMDCAKGIGIVLANKEDILTFEGVDRITSPIPPLVCVPTTAGSSADVSQFAIITDTERRLKVSIISKAIVPDISLVDYDTTRTLTPFLIACCGMDAFVHGIEAFVSNAHSTLTDVYALAAISLIWNNLPAAMESPLHEAARHQLMEGSLEAGLAFSNTSLGAVHAMAHAMGGLIDNPHGEANTLLIDHVVAFNYEAAPERFDLIAEKLGLEPARLAPSRRKEALLTAIRQLKHGSGLAQRLRDKGISRSDIPFLARNALADPCMATNPRRLTLRDVEVLYEQAF, encoded by the coding sequence ATGACGACACCGAGTACAGAGCTCCGAAAGTTCGTCGCGCCCGAGATCGTCTACGGCCCGGGTGCGAGGAAGCTGGCCGGCCGCTATGCGCGCAACCTTGGCGCGACCCGGGTCCTCGTCGTGTCCGATCCCGGCGTGGTCCTGGCGGGCTGGCCTCGGGACGCCCTCGCGTCACTGGAGCAAGAGGGGGTGCGCTACCACCTCTTCGCGGACGTGAGCCCCAACCCCCGCGCCCAAGAGGTACATCGAGGAGTCCAGGTCTACCAGCAAGAGCACTGTGATGCCCTCGTGGCGGTCGGGGGCGGAAGCCCCATGGACTGTGCGAAGGGGATTGGCATCGTCCTGGCCAACAAGGAGGACATCCTCACGTTCGAGGGCGTGGATCGGATCACCAGTCCCATCCCTCCGCTCGTCTGCGTCCCGACAACCGCGGGGAGCTCGGCGGATGTCTCCCAGTTCGCGATCATCACGGACACCGAGCGCCGTCTGAAGGTCTCCATCATCAGCAAGGCGATCGTCCCCGATATCTCGCTCGTCGACTACGACACCACGAGGACGCTCACCCCCTTTCTCATCGCCTGCTGCGGCATGGACGCCTTCGTGCACGGAATCGAGGCCTTCGTCTCGAATGCCCACTCGACACTCACGGATGTGTATGCGCTCGCGGCGATCTCGCTCATCTGGAACAACCTGCCAGCGGCCATGGAGAGCCCTCTCCATGAGGCCGCTCGCCATCAGTTGATGGAAGGCAGCCTCGAGGCCGGGCTCGCCTTTTCGAACACCTCGCTCGGTGCCGTGCATGCCATGGCCCACGCCATGGGAGGGCTCATCGACAACCCTCACGGCGAAGCAAACACCCTCCTCATCGACCATGTCGTGGCCTTCAACTACGAGGCAGCACCCGAGCGCTTCGACCTCATCGCGGAGAAGCTGGGGCTCGAGCCCGCCAGACTCGCGCCGAGCAGACGCAAGGAGGCCCTTCTCACCGCCATCCGGCAACTCAAGCACGGCTCGGGCCTCGCCCAGAGGCTGCGGGACAAGGGAATCTCACGCTCCGATATTCCCTTCCTCGCCCGGAATGCCCTCGCGGACCCGTGCATGGCAACGAACCCACGTCGCTTGACACTCCGCGACGTGGAGGTGCTGTATGAACAAGCCTTTTGA
- a CDS encoding PAS domain-containing sensor histidine kinase, which yields MNKPFDEAPEEPVTWEALRDAIIGLGERSIRKSYYGALQEHLTELARFRTLLDETREAIIVTELPTLRVVDANRKGLWMLGVSSTAQLCQPLESFFASDEWCVLEACVHPSEREPRAGPGLLSLQREGEERVLELSLRQDTFGQRQYLVIIARDVTERMRIEQALRAAKEEAEAAARAKAQFLGIASHELRTPLTSLLLLLQQGARRTGQDARGGELFNRMLRLARRLAVLVEDLLEVSRLEHDQIVMRPTHIDLRALVADVVADFRARAPDRHFSLRLPSEPAYVEADTTRVVQVLSNLLENADKYSLEGAPVEVRLERMEGIARVRVRDQGPEIPEEQRALLFTPFGRLREVGQDSPGLGLGLYISRQLAELQGGQLRLEPADGRGTTFTFSLPLVSRPDRGDAAQVAGSSLSPRDCGA from the coding sequence ATGAACAAGCCTTTTGATGAAGCGCCTGAAGAGCCCGTGACCTGGGAGGCTCTGCGAGACGCCATCATCGGGCTCGGCGAGCGCTCGATTCGCAAGAGCTACTACGGCGCGCTACAGGAGCACCTCACGGAACTTGCTCGCTTCCGGACGCTGCTCGACGAGACCCGGGAGGCCATCATCGTCACGGAGTTGCCCACCCTCCGAGTCGTGGATGCCAACCGGAAGGGGCTGTGGATGCTCGGTGTCTCCAGCACCGCTCAGCTCTGCCAGCCGCTCGAGTCCTTCTTCGCTTCGGACGAGTGGTGCGTGCTCGAGGCGTGCGTCCACCCGAGCGAGAGGGAGCCCAGAGCGGGCCCGGGGCTGCTGTCGCTCCAGCGAGAGGGCGAGGAACGGGTGCTCGAGCTCTCCCTCCGCCAGGATACGTTCGGCCAGCGCCAATACCTGGTCATCATCGCCCGCGATGTCACGGAGCGGATGAGAATCGAGCAGGCGCTCCGTGCGGCGAAGGAGGAGGCGGAGGCAGCGGCGCGAGCGAAGGCTCAGTTCCTCGGCATCGCGTCCCATGAGCTTCGCACTCCCCTCACCTCCCTGCTGCTCCTGCTTCAGCAGGGGGCCCGGCGGACCGGGCAGGATGCCCGCGGAGGCGAGCTGTTCAACCGGATGCTCCGCCTGGCCCGTCGGCTCGCCGTCCTGGTCGAGGATCTGCTCGAGGTCTCCCGCCTCGAGCACGATCAGATCGTCATGAGGCCCACGCACATCGATCTGCGAGCGCTCGTGGCCGATGTGGTGGCGGACTTCCGCGCCCGTGCGCCCGACCGGCATTTCAGTCTTCGACTGCCTTCGGAACCGGCGTACGTCGAGGCGGACACCACCCGCGTCGTGCAGGTGCTCTCGAATCTCCTGGAGAACGCTGACAAGTACTCACTCGAAGGAGCACCCGTCGAGGTCCGTCTCGAGAGGATGGAAGGGATTGCTCGCGTGCGGGTGCGCGACCAGGGGCCGGAAATCCCCGAGGAGCAACGTGCCCTGCTCTTCACGCCATTCGGGCGCCTGAGGGAAGTGGGACAGGACTCTCCGGGGCTCGGACTGGGTCTCTACATTTCCCGCCAGCTCGCCGAGCTCCAGGGAGGACAGCTGCGTCTGGAGCCGGCGGATGGTCGAGGCACGACCTTCACCTTCTCCCTGCCACTCGTCTCCAGACCGGACCGCGGGGATGCTGCTCAGGTCGCTGGCTCGAGCCTGAGCCCCAGGGACTGCGGCGCATAG
- a CDS encoding TetR/AcrR family transcriptional regulator, with product MPLPENIIEAAARLVALHGPDGFTMDDLARESGLSRATLYRQAGSREAVLATLSEQGMEVGRRVDVRDRILAACRVVFTRAGFEAATLEDVAREAGVGPATVYRQFGDKQGLITAFASHLGPRRAMQEAALSPTGDLRADLERVAVTVMRYVAEDLDLLKLALLEKMRGGQWADLLNASPIRARTTLARLLESYAASGALGPDDPGRMALAFAGMLFASFVGPLLEGQPPPDPEATARFITHVFLDGVASKKARRTP from the coding sequence ATGCCACTGCCCGAGAACATCATTGAAGCCGCCGCCCGCCTGGTCGCCCTCCATGGGCCGGATGGGTTCACCATGGATGACCTGGCGCGGGAGTCAGGGCTGTCTCGCGCCACGCTGTACCGGCAGGCCGGCAGCCGCGAAGCCGTGCTCGCCACGCTCTCCGAGCAGGGGATGGAGGTCGGCAGGCGAGTCGATGTGAGGGACCGCATCCTGGCGGCGTGCCGCGTGGTGTTCACCCGGGCCGGCTTCGAGGCGGCCACGCTCGAGGATGTCGCACGCGAGGCCGGAGTGGGCCCCGCCACGGTCTACCGCCAGTTCGGAGACAAGCAGGGGCTCATCACCGCGTTCGCCAGTCACCTCGGCCCGCGCCGCGCGATGCAGGAGGCGGCCCTGAGTCCCACCGGCGACCTGCGCGCCGACCTGGAGCGCGTCGCCGTGACCGTGATGCGTTACGTGGCGGAGGATCTCGATCTGCTCAAGCTCGCGCTCCTGGAGAAGATGCGCGGTGGGCAATGGGCGGACCTCCTGAACGCCTCCCCGATACGTGCCCGGACGACCCTCGCCCGGCTGCTGGAGTCCTATGCCGCCAGCGGAGCGCTCGGGCCCGATGACCCCGGGCGCATGGCCCTGGCGTTCGCCGGAATGCTCTTCGCATCCTTCGTGGGCCCGCTGCTGGAGGGTCAGCCCCCGCCAGACCCCGAGGCGACCGCTCGTTTCATCACCCATGTGTTCCTGGACGGCGTCGCGTCCAAGAAGGCTCGGAGAACCCCATGA